In Nocardioides sp. InS609-2, a single genomic region encodes these proteins:
- a CDS encoding beta-ketoacyl-ACP synthase III: protein MAVLTTPTGAAHAAILGVGAYRPVRVVPNSEVVEAIDSSDEWIQQRSGIKTRRWAGPEETVQMMSVEASRIALERAGLDARQIDCVVVATVSHMLQTPAVATAIAHELGTEQAAAFDISAACSGFCHGISLASDFVRAGSARHVLVIGVERLTDILDLTDRGTAFIFADGAGAAVVGPSDTPGIGPVVWGSDGEQFDLIRQREDWRDVVGTPEVPGSGVMPHLMMQGNPVFRWASFAMAKIGQQALDKAGITLDELDVFVPHQANMRIIDAMARSMKLPARVRIARDVADQGNTSAASVPLALDRMIADGDAKSGDTALLIAFGAGLSYAAQVVVVP, encoded by the coding sequence ATGGCCGTCCTCACCACCCCGACCGGGGCAGCCCACGCGGCGATCCTCGGCGTCGGCGCCTACCGGCCCGTCCGCGTCGTACCCAACTCCGAGGTCGTCGAGGCGATCGACTCCAGCGACGAGTGGATCCAGCAGCGCTCGGGCATCAAGACCCGTCGCTGGGCGGGTCCTGAGGAGACCGTGCAGATGATGTCGGTCGAGGCATCCCGGATCGCTCTCGAGCGGGCGGGCCTCGACGCCCGTCAGATCGACTGCGTAGTCGTCGCGACCGTCAGCCACATGCTCCAGACCCCGGCCGTCGCAACCGCGATCGCCCACGAGCTCGGCACCGAGCAGGCCGCGGCCTTCGACATCTCGGCGGCGTGCTCGGGCTTCTGCCACGGCATCTCCCTGGCCTCCGACTTCGTCCGCGCCGGGAGCGCCCGCCACGTGCTGGTCATCGGCGTCGAGCGGCTCACCGACATCCTCGACCTCACCGACCGCGGCACCGCCTTCATCTTCGCCGACGGTGCGGGTGCGGCAGTCGTCGGACCCAGCGACACCCCGGGCATCGGCCCGGTCGTGTGGGGCTCCGACGGCGAGCAGTTCGACCTGATCCGCCAGCGTGAAGACTGGCGCGACGTCGTCGGCACACCCGAGGTGCCCGGCAGCGGCGTGATGCCGCACCTGATGATGCAGGGCAACCCGGTCTTCCGCTGGGCGTCGTTCGCGATGGCTAAGATCGGCCAGCAGGCGCTCGACAAGGCCGGCATCACCCTCGACGAGCTCGACGTCTTCGTGCCCCACCAGGCCAACATGCGCATCATCGACGCGATGGCGCGCTCGATGAAGCTGCCCGCGCGGGTGCGCATCGCCCGCGACGTCGCCGACCAGGGCAACACCTCGGCCGCGTCGGTGCCGCTCGCCCTCGATCGGATGATCGCCGACGGTGACGCCAAGTCCGGCGACACCGCCCTGCTCATCGCCTTCGGCGCCGGACTCTCCTACGCCGCCCAGGTCGTCGTCGTCCCCTGA
- a CDS encoding acyltransferase domain-containing protein — protein MLVIVAPGQGAQTPGFLQPWLEDRTFRSRFEWLSTVAGIDLVHYGTVADADAIRETQIAQPLLVATGLIAALELFPHPADAFARIGAVAGHSVGELTAATGARVITAEQAMVLVRERGKAMASAAAVTPTGMTAVLGGDRDAVLSSLDKHGLTPANDNGPGQIVAAGTIEQLAAFADDPPEKARLMPLSVAGAFHTVHMEPAVGQLAAHARSVSTHDPRTRVISNKDGNVIHDGRDVLARMVGQIANPVRWDLCMDTMLDLGVTGILEMPPAGTLTGIAKRAMKGVETFALKTPDQLDAARDFCDKHGEASPMENSPTWRMVVSPVKGMFHRTDEAIDGDLLPAGTPIGDVASSRDRVTISTAHGGQIVEWLVEDGDPVSPGQPLLRLHPEGSN, from the coding sequence GTGCTCGTCATCGTCGCTCCCGGCCAAGGGGCCCAGACCCCCGGCTTCCTACAGCCCTGGCTGGAGGACCGCACCTTTCGCTCCCGCTTCGAGTGGCTCTCGACCGTCGCCGGGATCGACCTGGTGCACTACGGCACCGTGGCCGACGCCGACGCGATCCGCGAGACCCAGATCGCCCAGCCGCTGCTGGTGGCGACCGGCCTGATCGCCGCTCTCGAGCTGTTCCCGCACCCGGCCGACGCGTTTGCCCGCATCGGCGCCGTGGCCGGCCACAGCGTCGGTGAGCTGACAGCCGCCACCGGTGCCCGCGTCATCACCGCCGAGCAGGCGATGGTGCTCGTGCGCGAGCGCGGCAAGGCGATGGCCTCGGCCGCCGCAGTCACCCCGACGGGCATGACCGCGGTCCTCGGCGGCGACCGCGACGCCGTACTCTCCTCGCTCGACAAGCATGGGCTGACGCCCGCCAACGACAACGGCCCCGGCCAGATCGTCGCTGCCGGCACCATCGAGCAGCTCGCCGCCTTCGCCGACGACCCGCCCGAGAAGGCCCGTCTGATGCCGCTGAGCGTCGCCGGCGCCTTCCACACCGTCCACATGGAGCCCGCGGTCGGTCAGCTGGCCGCACACGCCCGGTCGGTCTCCACCCATGACCCGCGCACCCGCGTCATCTCCAACAAGGACGGCAACGTCATCCACGACGGCCGCGACGTGCTGGCACGGATGGTCGGCCAGATCGCCAACCCGGTCCGCTGGGACCTCTGCATGGACACCATGCTCGACCTCGGTGTCACCGGCATCCTCGAGATGCCGCCGGCCGGCACGCTCACCGGCATCGCGAAGCGGGCGATGAAGGGTGTCGAGACGTTCGCGCTCAAGACGCCCGACCAGCTCGACGCCGCCCGCGACTTCTGCGACAAGCACGGCGAGGCGTCCCCGATGGAGAACTCCCCGACCTGGCGGATGGTCGTCTCCCCCGTCAAGGGCATGTTCCACCGCACCGACGAGGCGATCGACGGCGACCTGCTGCCCGCCGGCACCCCGATCGGCGATGTCGCGAGCTCGCGTGACCGCGTCACCATCAGCACCGCCCACGGCGGCCAGATCGTCGAGTGGCTCGTCGAGGACGGTGACCCCGTCTCCCCCGGCCAGCCACTGCTGCGCCTTCACCCGGAAGGCTCGAACTGA
- a CDS encoding helix-turn-helix domain-containing protein: MAVDKSEVRRPDTSRGRVADALARSTGALSRSAMARMESDMGWFRELSAEDRSWVGLIVQSGIKGFVDWYRRSNDDHDGGELATSVFGAAPRALTGVINLQQTVDLVRLSIDVVEGNVDEILDADDAPAVHAAVLRYAREVAFATAEVYARAAEVRGAWDARLEALVVDAVLRSEADESVLSRASALGWGDHGDVVVVLGSVRREHAEHHLFDEVRRLAGNADMDALCATQGDRLVVILGGVRDALKGAQQVVSVFGPGPVVVGPITSDLNHAHLSARAALSAHRSAGGWPDAPRPVRTTDLLAERALGGDGHARRHLVDEIYLPLATAKGPLVETLSAYFASGASLEGAGRMLFVHPNTVRYRLRQVADLTGYAPGTPRDAFTLQIALVLGRQSGRDSL, translated from the coding sequence ATGGCTGTGGATAAGAGCGAGGTCCGGCGGCCGGACACCTCCCGCGGCCGGGTCGCCGACGCCCTGGCCAGGTCGACGGGCGCGCTCAGCAGGTCCGCCATGGCCCGCATGGAGTCCGACATGGGCTGGTTCCGCGAGCTCAGCGCCGAGGACCGCTCCTGGGTCGGCCTGATCGTGCAGTCCGGCATCAAGGGGTTCGTCGACTGGTACCGCAGGTCCAACGACGACCACGACGGCGGCGAGTTGGCGACGTCCGTCTTCGGCGCCGCCCCGCGCGCCCTCACCGGTGTCATCAACCTCCAGCAGACCGTCGACCTCGTGCGCCTGAGCATCGACGTCGTCGAGGGCAACGTCGACGAGATCCTCGACGCCGACGACGCCCCGGCCGTGCACGCTGCCGTGCTGCGCTACGCACGCGAGGTCGCGTTCGCCACGGCGGAGGTCTACGCCCGGGCCGCCGAGGTGCGCGGCGCCTGGGACGCCCGACTCGAGGCCCTCGTGGTCGACGCGGTGCTCCGCTCGGAGGCCGACGAGAGCGTGCTCTCGCGTGCCAGCGCACTGGGCTGGGGCGACCACGGCGACGTAGTTGTGGTGCTCGGTTCCGTACGCCGTGAGCACGCCGAGCATCATCTCTTCGACGAGGTACGTCGCCTCGCGGGCAACGCCGATATGGATGCGTTGTGCGCGACCCAGGGCGACCGGCTCGTCGTCATACTCGGTGGTGTGCGGGACGCGCTCAAGGGCGCCCAACAGGTGGTCTCGGTCTTCGGCCCGGGCCCGGTCGTGGTCGGCCCGATCACCTCCGACCTCAATCACGCCCACCTCTCCGCGCGGGCGGCGCTCTCTGCCCACCGCAGCGCCGGAGGCTGGCCCGACGCGCCCCGGCCGGTGCGCACGACAGACCTGCTGGCCGAACGCGCCCTCGGGGGCGACGGCCACGCCCGGCGCCACCTGGTCGACGAGATCTACCTGCCGCTGGCCACCGCCAAGGGCCCCCTCGTCGAGACGCTCTCGGCCTACTTCGCCTCCGGCGCGTCCCTCGAGGGCGCCGGCCGGATGCTCTTCGTGCACCCCAACACCGTGCGCTACCGCCTGCGCCAGGTGGCCGACCTGACCGGCTACGCGCCGGGTACGCCGCGCGATGCGTTCACGTTGCAGATAGCGCTCGTTCTCGGCCGGCAGTCCGGCCGCGATTCCTTGTAG
- a CDS encoding alpha/beta fold hydrolase yields the protein MTGSGHEVSYVDIHGHRRAYVKVGEGPALLLLHGLGCDHTTWHPIIESLARRYTVIAPDLLGHGMSDKPRADYSVGGYANGMRDLLTVLGIDRVTVVGHSFGGGVAMQFAYQFPERTERMMLVSTGGLGPEVSPAIRAITTPGFHYTMGVLTLPGVRHIGVAGLRALAATGWKPARDLDEVADIYESFKDPRSRAAIRHVVRAVVDWRGQIVTMSDRAYLTEALPMCVIWGQDDAVIPVRHASNAAVLAPMARVEVIPNAGHFPHKDHPQRFVKILNEFIRTTQPAAYTRGRWRSLLTNGPARPALQAEAGVAPIAPVHAIGNAGA from the coding sequence GTGACAGGCAGTGGGCACGAGGTGTCGTACGTCGACATCCACGGACATCGCCGCGCGTACGTGAAGGTCGGGGAGGGTCCGGCCCTGCTCCTGCTGCACGGGCTCGGCTGCGACCACACCACGTGGCACCCGATCATCGAGTCGCTGGCCCGTCGCTACACCGTGATCGCGCCCGACCTGCTCGGCCACGGCATGTCCGACAAGCCGCGTGCCGACTACAGCGTCGGTGGCTACGCCAACGGCATGCGCGACCTGCTCACCGTGCTGGGCATCGACAGGGTGACCGTGGTCGGCCACAGTTTCGGCGGCGGCGTGGCGATGCAGTTCGCCTACCAGTTCCCCGAGCGCACCGAGCGAATGATGCTCGTCTCCACCGGCGGTCTCGGCCCCGAGGTCTCCCCGGCGATCCGCGCCATCACCACGCCCGGGTTCCACTACACAATGGGCGTGCTGACCCTGCCGGGCGTCCGGCACATCGGTGTTGCCGGTCTGCGGGCCCTGGCGGCCACTGGCTGGAAGCCGGCCCGCGACCTCGACGAGGTCGCCGACATCTACGAGTCGTTCAAGGACCCGCGCTCGCGGGCGGCCATCCGGCACGTCGTACGCGCGGTGGTCGACTGGCGCGGCCAGATCGTCACGATGTCCGACCGTGCCTACCTGACCGAGGCCCTGCCGATGTGCGTGATCTGGGGCCAGGACGATGCTGTGATCCCGGTGCGGCACGCCAGCAACGCCGCCGTCCTCGCGCCGATGGCGCGGGTCGAGGTGATCCCGAACGCCGGGCACTTCCCGCACAAGGACCACCCGCAGCGGTTCGTGAAGATCCTCAACGAGTTCATCCGCACCACCCAGCCCGCGGCGTACACGCGTGGGCGCTGGCGGTCGCTGCTCACGAACGGCCCGGCCCGGCCCGCATTGCAGGCCGAGGCCGGTGTTGCGCCGATCGCACCGGTGCACGCGATCGGCAACGCAGGCGCCTGA